The genomic region GCGCCCCGACCCCGACCACCAGCGCACTGGCCTCCGCCAGCGGCAGCACCGCAGTCGGCGCCCAGTCCGGCGCCCAGCGCGCCGCGGTCTGGTCGCGCAGGTAGCGGGGCAGTCCGCGAGCCAGCGCGAGCACCAGCGCCAGCGCGTGCGCCGCGACGTGGTCGGTGTAGGTGTCCCGCATGTTGGTCACCTGCACCGGGTGCGCGATCAGCTCCGGGTGGTAGAACCCCGCGGGCGGCCCGGCCTGCGGCGCCTGCAACCAGCTCAGCCGCCGCGCGTGCCGCAGCAGCTCCGGCGGCAGCGCGCCGTAGACCGCGTCCGCGGTCCGCAACGCCGCCACGGTGTCCGCCGCCGTCTCCGGCCGCAGCACCCGGATCCCGGGCACCGCCTCGGCCAGCCGCGCGGGCCAGTCCAGGGTCTCCTCAGCCTGCGGCGGCACCAGCACCAGGGTGAAACTCATACCGGCCATCGTCGCTGATCCTGGGCTCCGCGCCCAGCACCATGAGTCGCGGTCCGGCCGGTTCGCCACCGGCGTTCAGTCGTGCAGCAGGCCGAGGTCCGGGGGCACCAGGGTGGTGTTCTCCATCAGTTCGCGGATCAGGTTGTGGTTGAGGGTGTTGCCGATGGGTTCGCCGACCTCCTCTCTGGTCAGGCCCGGCACGCCGCCGCGGCTCAGCCGGTTGCGGACATTGAGGACGAGGTGTTCGACCTTCTTCTGGGTCCAGTCCTCCTCGGGGCGGATCTCCTTGAGGTGCTCGGCGGCCTGCCGCCAGGACAGCGGGTTGGGGTACAGCTCGTGCAGGAGGTAGCGCTGACCGAGCACCACCAGCGCCAGTTTCTCGGCCGGGGTGAGCGCCCAGGTGTGCGGCGGGCTGGTCGAGGCCCCGTGCTGGATGTCTGGATCCTCGCCGTCCTGGGCGCGGACGTGGACCTCCAGGAGGTGTTCGCGGCCGCTAGTGCCGCGGACGAACAGCGGGGTGTACCCGGCCGCCAGCGGGATCGGCTCGTCCTGGTTGCACAGCAGCCGGGCTCCCGGCAGTCGCAGCGGCAACCGCCCCAGGTTGCTGATCCACCACCGCTCGCCCCGGCGGGTGAGCGCACCCTGGTGGCGGCTGATCCGCCGGTCGTGCTCGCCGACGCAGACGTGCACGTCCGGGCGGTTGCGGCCGAACACGATCTGCCGCCCCTCCCGGGGCCCGACCGTGATCCCCCCGGTCACCGACAGCACGTGCAGGGTGCCGGGCACCTCGTTCGCGCGCACGCCCCAGGCCAGGCTGTGATGCCCGGCCGGAAGGGCCTGCCCGCCCGGCACCGCGAGCTGCTCGATCATGTCCGCCTCCTGCCAGGTGGTGTGATCGGAGCGTGGCACGCGATGCCGGGAGGGTTCCCGGGACGCGACCTAGCTGGCCACCGCGGTCAGCAGGTCGATCCTTGCCGCGCGGCGGGCGGGCCAGATGGCGGCCAGCACGCCCGCGGTGACCAGGCCGGCCAGGGTCAGCGCCACCACGGGTAAGGGGACGGTGGCGTCGAGCAGGGACTGGCCGAGCATCGCGTGCTGCATCACCGCGCCGGAGCCGACGCCCAGCAGCACCCCGAGGACGGCGCCGAACAGGCAGATCACCACGCTCTCCCAGCGGATCGCGGCCCGGAGCAAGCTCTGGGTGGCGCCCACCGCGCGCAGCACGCCGAGCTCGCGGACCCTGGCCATGACCGCCAGCGCGAGGGTGTTGACCACACCGAACAGGGAGATCAGCACGGCGAGGGCGAACATGGCGTACATGATCACGAATGCCAGGCGCTGGGTCTCCTGTCCCTCGGCGACCAGGCCGGCCTGGTCGGTGATGGTGACATCGGGCCGGTCGGCGAACTTGGCCTGCACCGCGGCGCGGGTGGCCGCCGGGTCCGGGCCGGTGGCGTAGATGGTGGTGATCTTGTCTTGCAGGGCGGGCGGGACCTGCGCCTGGTCGAAGTAGATGCTGGCCTGAAGCTCGGTGGCCTCGTAGACCCCGGCGACGGTGCTGGCCACCGTGACGCCGTCGAAGGTCATGGTGAACCGCTCGCCCATGCGCAGGCCGAGCATGTCGG from Crossiella sp. CA-258035 harbors:
- a CDS encoding FHA domain-containing protein yields the protein MIEQLAVPGGQALPAGHHSLAWGVRANEVPGTLHVLSVTGGITVGPREGRQIVFGRNRPDVHVCVGEHDRRISRHQGALTRRGERWWISNLGRLPLRLPGARLLCNQDEPIPLAAGYTPLFVRGTSGREHLLEVHVRAQDGEDPDIQHGASTSPPHTWALTPAEKLALVVLGQRYLLHELYPNPLSWRQAAEHLKEIRPEEDWTQKKVEHLVLNVRNRLSRGGVPGLTREEVGEPIGNTLNHNLIRELMENTTLVPPDLGLLHD